TTTTCTGATGAATGCATCGCCAGAATCCAGAACCCGCTTCATCTGGTACCTGAAATCTACGGTGAAGATAACTCGAATGAAGAAAACGAAGAGCAGCTTCTGTATAGGGTTCCGATTTTCGATCCCTTCGTTGCAGAATTATGCAATTCCGGTGATGCTGTGAATATTATCCGTACAGAAAGTATCACACATGTCTTTGGGAATGATCAGTCCAAAGCTTTATCCAATGGTCTGAGCCCAGAAACGAAAAGATTACACGGGTTTCTTCCATCTGAAACGGATCTTGCTGAGTTTGCCGCGGATGTTGAGAGTTTATTGGGTAAAGGTCTGGAAGATGAACTGTTTGATATGGAGGGACTAGGGCTAATGGATTGTGATGATCAAAAGGAGAAAATAAATCGTGATTCATTGGAGATTGAAAGAGTTAAAGTTGAGGAAGAATATATTACAGGTGAGGATTATAATCATGATCAAGTTGGTGTAGAAATTGATTTAAGTAGAGAAACTTTTGAGTTGAATTTCGATTATGATTCTCCAATCACATGTGAAGAAGAGGAAAATAAAGCAACACAAAGTGGAGAGCAGAACTTCATGAACAGTTTTGAGGGGAGTAAAGTTGGTGATGATTTCAAGAAGGTGAATTTCTTAAGGCTTGATTATGAAGGTGTGATGACGACGTGGGACAGTGAAAAGTCACCGTGGACGACCGGAGAAAGGCCGGAAATAGATTTCGGTGACTGTTGGCCTAATTGCATGGTATGGCATTGCATGCTAATTTTATTACTAATTTCCCTTGATCATgtcatttaatatatatatatgtatgattcACATATCTCTTATTATAACTTCATCTCCTAGTTTTGgaacaaaaaattttaaacctATATGGAGATATTTACAACAAGCTCTCTCGATGACCATTTTGTTTCAAAATTGCTTCACACCTAGCTACTTCATTCAATCGTTGGATATCAAATCTATTTTGTGGACCATATTGTTAACTTTAATTGGAGGCGGATTTCGAAACAAGCATATATAATACAAAAGGCTCATACACAACACGGTATTTTCATAGCTTTTAACTCACTAATTGACATTTTTGGTACATATTAATGCAGATAACATGCGGAGAAAGGCATGCATATGGAGAAATGGGAATGACGAGTGGGCACGGAGCAGCGATTTTGGATGGAGGGAGAGAAGCCAGGGTGTCCAGGTACAGAGAGAAGCGGCGTACGAGGTTGTTTTCCAAGAAGATAAGGTACGAGGTACGGAAGCTGAACGCTGAGAAGAGACCCCGGATGAAAGGCAGGTTCGTAAAGAGAGCGAATTTCGTGAATCCTGCACCAGTACCACCTTTAATTCCCTTCTCTAAGTAATCAAATAGCTGGAATTATGATCAAATTATATGATCaaaatgcatgtatatataatttattatttatttcattaccTGTTAATCTATCTTGGTACCTACAATGGCTTGTAATGCTGTTTGGACAGATGTTTGTCCGCTTCACTTCTCCAAGAATCTGTAAAGTACTGTGTATCTAACAATTTTGCGTATGTTTCATTAGTTTCAATGTGAGGAAACCCCAATAAGCGTACGAATTTGCATTTCATGAGGTTAATCGTGGTTTTACCTTTTAAGTTGTATGTTTAATATTTCTAATATAATCGTTAATTTGGTACAACCCATGCAttctttagtttttttttttttttttttgtaattttaggaATGCTGATGTAAATGGTTGTTCGTTTAATACCATATAAGAATGCTCCAGTGCCAACTAAGTAGCACCGGCCGAAAAAGATGAAAACAAAAAAATCTAATTTAGCGCACGAAGAccaaacattatttaattacaGGACGAAAATTCAAAAAAGACCAACTTATGGAACTGCTTTTGCAATTTTTCCAATAGAAAAGCATGAACAATGATCAAGACAACACCACCAAACCTTAACAAAGAAAACACATCATAAATTATACatctaaaaataattatattttcagttttaaatttgatttattGACATTTCACAAATGTATAATATAAACTTTGAAATTTAAGatctataaataaatatatcaagttctatgaaaatatttttgtttatttatttaataattagtataattaaatttaagttTGATTTCTTGGTTGCTTAGTATTACTATAGTAATCCGTAAATCACTTATCTTGAAATTTTGACTAGATAATCACTACGTTTAATATTTATAGATAATAATATCTGAAGAGAAATAATAGTTCCAAtattaattgatatattttattgatttaaattatttctttaatattatttttccttgttgatttaattgagtataatatttaatgtGATTTTGTCTTTCCATGACAATGAGATAATTATGGAAATATGCTAGATATGATATTTACTAGAATGATTTAATATGATATCAATGTTTAAAAAGAGTTTACTCATAATAAAACTCTTACTTTCCTTGTATATTAGGTTTCCTTGTGGAGGTAGAACTCAACATCTATAAATAAAAGACCAATGACATTATTGAAGCTCTCTCTTCCTCGGTCAATATTTACTCACGTGTGCACGTTCAGAATTTTAGAGAAAATCCTATTCAAAAGACGTGTTGTGTTTGAAGAGTGGTGATCGCGTGTTGCCATGAATGTTGGGAACATCAGCAGACAAAATCTGTGAAGAAGTTGGCTGAAGACTGTTTTCGTGGATTCCCTTTTGGCATCACgttttgctttcttgttttagtttttattctggttatttgtttttagaaagcgtttattttctcaacttcttgaggaaattgattttagtcttaatcactagtgataggttttttTGTAAACGAtttggttttctagtgattaatttttgtcctgaggcaccgcacaagtatttaaacttgtgcaaatttaatctAATCATGTCCATCTATTTAATTAAAgtcaatttgtgttacaaaatataatattccgctgtatgttgtccgagatgttgtaacatctggcacaacacttaattctgataaaacacaaattcactatttttattgttgtttatATATTTACCCATAACTGTCGAACAATATAttcttacaagtggtatcagagcctactcttgatatactaagtgtTGATTCtggttttttgttttgtttgacaGAATTAATCAAATGGACACATCACTTGCAAGCGCAGCACTTCGACCGTCAGTCCTAGATGGTACCAATTACAGCTTATGGAAGGTCAAAATCAGATACTACATAAAATTCATAGATGAACGGGCATGGAATCGTGTCATCAATGGATGGACTTCACCAGTCATGATAGATCAAGAGGATGACAGCTTGCCAAAACCTGAAACTGACTGGACTGCTGATGAAGTGCAAAATTCGAACTACAACTCAAAGGCCTTGAATGATAAATTTACATCGGTTGACATGAACATGTTCAGTTTAATAACAAACTATACTTCTGCTAAAAGTTCATGGGATACTCTCCAAAGACACTATGAAGGTTCTGAAATTGTGCGACGAACCAGATTGAGGATGCTCACTTTCAAATTCGAGATGATGAGGATGGAAGAATCTGAGAACATACTCGATTTCGATCGTCGCCTACGGGAAATTGCTAATGAGGCATTCAGTATTGGAGACCCTATCTCCAATGATCGTTTAGTTAGCAAGGTCCTCTGTTCTCTGCCCGAAATATTCAACATAAATATTTGCACAATAGATGAGGCTAAGGACACTTCTCAGATGGCTTTGGAAGACCTTATCAGTTCACTGCGCACTTTTGAGATGAACGTGGAAATGCAGAAGAAGGGTTGCATTCCAAGCTTCAAATGACTCCTACAATGAACTCCTTCAAATATCCCAAGAAGTCAATGATTCTGATCTCTGCGAGAATTCTATCTCCTTTATCACAAAGAAATTCGGTGTTTACTTgaaaataatcagagataagaagaaggatgcacaaccatcgaaatttccatgtcttccaccTCTTGAAAGGCCACAGAGATTTCTACCAAGCAACAATTTCAACCAAGGAATGAAGGCAAAGGACAATCTAATACAAGGAAGTATGATTCGGTACAGTGTAGAGAGTGACAA
This genomic interval from Primulina eburnea isolate SZY01 chromosome 16, ASM2296580v1, whole genome shotgun sequence contains the following:
- the LOC140816904 gene encoding zinc finger protein CONSTANS-LIKE 16-like; amino-acid sequence: MSSGKNLSSAVGAKSVRACDNCIKKRARWYCAADDAFLCQSCDSSVHSANTLARRHERVCLKIASLKSFDAKLRTSVPSWHQGFTRKARTPRHKKQSKLNFSDECIARIQNPLHLVPEIYGEDNSNEENEEQLLYRVPIFDPFVAELCNSGDAVNIIRTESITHVFGNDQSKALSNGLSPETKRLHGFLPSETDLAEFAADVESLLGKGLEDELFDMEGLGLMDCDDQKEKINRDSLEIERVKVEEEYITGEDYNHDQVGVEIDLSRETFELNFDYDSPITCEEEENKATQSGEQNFMNSFEGSKVGDDFKKVNFLRLDYEGVMTTWDSEKSPWTTGERPEIDFGDCWPNCMITCGERHAYGEMGMTSGHGAAILDGGREARVSRYREKRRTRLFSKKIRYEVRKLNAEKRPRMKGRFVKRANFVNPAPVPPLIPFSK